The following are from one region of the Candidatus Methylomirabilis tolerans genome:
- a CDS encoding Mut7-C RNAse domain-containing protein, whose protein sequence is MKNETAMRFVADAMLGRLATWLRLLGYDTLYWRGDDARLVRLVLAENRLLLTRDTHLPPRLPPHLICFIESDHYDAQLGQVVARFGLSPQIGRLCARCNLPLEPADKAAVRAEVPPFVWQTQERFTRCSGCLRVYWEGTHYARMLEMLDHVAAMKKENSQCA, encoded by the coding sequence ATGAAGAATGAAACGGCAATGCGGTTTGTGGCGGATGCGATGTTGGGTCGGTTGGCCACGTGGCTCCGCCTATTGGGGTACGATACGCTGTACTGGCGAGGCGACGATGCCAGGCTGGTGCGCCTGGTCCTGGCGGAGAACCGGCTGTTGCTGACCCGAGACACCCACCTGCCTCCCCGGCTTCCGCCCCATCTGATCTGCTTCATCGAGAGCGATCATTACGATGCGCAGCTCGGTCAGGTCGTGGCCCGCTTTGGGTTGTCGCCACAGATCGGCCGCCTGTGCGCACGATGCAACCTTCCCCTGGAACCGGCTGACAAAGCCGCGGTCCGTGCCGAGGTCCCTCCGTTCGTTTGGCAGACGCAGGAGCGGTTCACTCGTTGCTCAGGCTGCCTCCGAGTCTACTGGGAGGGGACGCATTACGCCCGGATGCTGGAGATGCTCGATCACGTGGCAGCTATGAAGAAGGAGAACAGCCAATGCGCGTGA
- a CDS encoding FRG domain-containing protein, whose amino-acid sequence MPCVKEVLVEDWASYQAEVDQILENCEARRSTTSKGLVSAPLFRGQSNQSWPLLTTVERFSAKSWSIKRYHRLLQSVGPAVFSLTSKAWNLGEDTDNVDQSRHIPPPAYEFMIYLRHYGFPSPLLDWSRSPYVAAFFAFEHQPDCEAVAVYVFQEYLGYPKLFSGDGARIIGLGSYVITHERHYAQLCEYTICKKPVDKDDVYCNHEEALRDRVVPQDSLRKYIIPVTERQSFLRMRESMNIHGYSLFRDETSLMQTLAYREIEKDDL is encoded by the coding sequence ATGCCGTGCGTAAAGGAGGTGTTGGTCGAAGATTGGGCGAGTTACCAGGCCGAGGTCGATCAAATTTTGGAGAACTGTGAGGCGAGGCGGAGTACTACCAGCAAGGGCCTCGTGTCTGCCCCACTCTTCCGTGGCCAGTCCAATCAGTCTTGGCCGCTGCTCACCACCGTGGAGCGATTTTCGGCCAAGTCCTGGTCTATCAAACGATACCATAGGCTTCTTCAATCTGTAGGGCCCGCCGTCTTCTCGCTAACTTCAAAAGCGTGGAATCTCGGCGAAGACACCGATAATGTGGACCAGAGTCGTCATATTCCGCCGCCTGCCTACGAGTTCATGATTTATCTCCGACACTACGGATTCCCCTCACCACTTCTCGACTGGTCCAGGTCCCCGTACGTGGCGGCGTTCTTTGCCTTCGAGCACCAACCCGACTGTGAGGCCGTCGCCGTTTACGTCTTTCAAGAGTACCTCGGCTACCCTAAGCTCTTCTCAGGAGATGGAGCGCGCATTATCGGGCTTGGGTCTTATGTTATTACACATGAGCGGCATTACGCTCAGCTGTGTGAGTACACGATCTGCAAAAAGCCTGTAGATAAGGACGACGTCTACTGTAATCACGAGGAAGCTCTCCGAGATCGCGTTGTTCCCCAGGACTCACTGAGGAAATATATCATCCCCGTGACGGAGCGACAGAGCTTCTTGCGCATGCGTGAATCAATGAATATCCATGGCTATTCATTATTCCGAGACGAGACTTCCCTGATGCAGACCCTCGCATATCGGGAGATAGAGAAAGATGACCTGTAA